The following are encoded together in the Flammeovirga agarivorans genome:
- a CDS encoding anthranilate synthase component II: protein MILLLDNFDSFTYNLVDYFTQLGQKVEVVRNDAPLEEITPYKYEAVVLSPGPETPNKAGNMMEVIDHYHKTHPILGICLGHQAIGEYFGGKVHKAIKPMHGKMSEIECDINSTLFNKIPKDLTVVRYHSLILDELSDDILITAKSKENEVMAIQHKTLPIDGVQFHPEAILTEYGLDILKNWISSWKE from the coding sequence ATGATTTTACTTCTAGACAACTTTGATTCCTTCACATATAATCTTGTAGATTACTTTACTCAACTAGGGCAAAAAGTTGAAGTTGTCCGTAATGATGCTCCTTTGGAGGAAATTACACCTTACAAGTATGAGGCAGTTGTTTTATCGCCTGGTCCAGAAACACCCAATAAGGCAGGTAATATGATGGAAGTGATTGATCATTATCACAAAACACATCCGATATTAGGTATCTGTTTGGGACATCAAGCAATTGGAGAATACTTTGGAGGGAAAGTGCATAAGGCAATAAAACCGATGCATGGAAAAATGTCTGAAATTGAATGTGATATCAATTCTACTCTATTCAATAAAATCCCCAAAGACCTGACGGTGGTTAGGTATCACTCGCTTATTTTAGATGAATTATCTGACGATATACTTATTACTGCAAAGTCAAAAGAGAATGAGGTAATGGCTATTCAGCATAAAACTTTACCTATTGATGGTGTGCAATTCCATCCTGAGGCAATTCTAACAGAATATGGATTGGATATTTTAAAGAATTGGATATCATCTTGGAAGGAATAA
- a CDS encoding response regulator produces MAQKKYYSVMLIDDNEIDNLINQKMIEASKISDNIFIHSGAKSAIEFLRNIEKLGDIADQVLPELIFLDIDMPLMDGFQFLDLFDQLNEKTKEKCKIIMLTSSINPQDISRSQNYSYVKKYVNKPLTQKNLTALEV; encoded by the coding sequence ATGGCTCAAAAAAAATACTATTCCGTTATGCTGATTGATGACAATGAGATTGACAATCTCATCAATCAAAAAATGATTGAGGCCTCAAAAATCAGTGATAACATTTTTATTCATTCTGGAGCAAAGAGTGCCATTGAATTCCTCCGAAATATCGAAAAGCTTGGAGACATTGCTGATCAAGTATTGCCTGAGTTAATTTTCTTAGATATTGACATGCCTTTAATGGACGGTTTTCAGTTTCTAGACCTCTTTGATCAGTTAAATGAAAAGACCAAAGAAAAATGTAAAATCATTATGTTGACTTCTTCTATTAATCCACAGGATATTAGTAGATCTCAAAACTATAGCTACGTGAAAAAATACGTTAATAAGCCGCTAACTCAGAAAAATTTAACTGCATTAGAGGTTTAA
- a CDS encoding CvpA family protein — translation MEQDLGFFTSYIRVTDIFLAGMIVYGAYKGFRRGFLLEIISTVVFVVGAALIFFGVAGAFSSSKTYFETPKSTVFFAYVVLFFGGTMGLNLLGKWLQDKIDYSVLDDLDNVAALLLGGFKYALSLSVILGLFNSAGLGLPKEVTEDSVVYPKLLELNDWVLDAGGTIMPSMKRYSKEIHELFEENL, via the coding sequence GTGGAACAAGATTTAGGATTTTTTACATCATACATACGAGTAACAGATATTTTCCTTGCGGGGATGATTGTATATGGTGCCTATAAGGGTTTCAGAAGAGGTTTTTTATTAGAGATTATCTCTACTGTAGTTTTTGTAGTTGGAGCTGCCTTAATATTTTTTGGTGTTGCAGGAGCTTTTTCTTCATCAAAAACATATTTTGAAACACCTAAATCTACTGTCTTCTTTGCCTATGTAGTTCTTTTCTTTGGAGGAACGATGGGGTTGAATTTATTGGGCAAATGGCTTCAGGATAAAATTGATTATTCAGTATTAGATGATTTGGATAATGTAGCCGCTCTTTTATTAGGAGGCTTTAAATATGCTTTGTCATTGTCAGTGATTCTAGGTTTATTTAATTCTGCTGGATTAGGTTTGCCGAAAGAAGTTACAGAAGACTCTGTTGTTTATCCCAAATTATTAGAATTAAATGATTGGGTATTAGATGCAGGAGGTACCATAATGCCTAGTATGAAAAGGTACAGTAAAGAGATACACGAATTATTTGAAGAAAATTTATAA